A window of Adhaeribacter arboris genomic DNA:
TTATCTAAAATCTGAGATTGCCCCGAAAGCATAATAATGGCCGGTACGATAATCACTATACCAATGGCGTTGAGCCAGTGCATTTTCTCTTTGAACACCAGCAACGCAATCACGATAGTAATTAAAGGATACAAATTAGTAACCGGAATTACTACCGCCGCTTGCCCGCCGGTGCTGAACGACTGGAAAACGGCCACATTCCCAACCACCGCCAGCACTCCGGCCACAATGCCCCAGATGATTCCTTTCGTACTTATTTCCTTTACTTTACATTTCCGGATTATAAATGGCAGGGTAAACAACATACCAATGGAAAAAAGGAAGTGATTGGTGAAAGGGGTAATATCGCTGGAAATAAACTTGGCCAACACGCCCCAAACACCCCAGCAAAGCGCAGCCAGGATGGCAAAAACTAACCAAAGCCTTTCTTTAAAATATTGCATCATACATTATCTTTTAGTTGTAAAAGGGGATAGAATAAAATATCTGTTGGCATAGCTGTGGCTTTTGTTTTGACTATAGCTTGAGTTGTTTCATTTCCTCTGCTATTGTTCTTTTTGCCTTGACACAAAGTAAGAGGGCCCCTACCCCCACTTGCTCCGCTCAAACACAAAATCGTCAAGCCTTGCACCTGGCTGAGGCTGTTTGTTGCATAGTTAATGGGTAAAATTAAATTGGTACATAAAGCAGCTAGTACTATCGCGAGCGCCCTCGATCGTGAGGCCTATCGTCCGGCCTCTGGCCGGTTGTACAACCCTACTGATTAAATAAGGCCGCACTCCCCAGTATTCCGGCATGGTCGCCGAGTTCCGAGAGTACAATGCTGGTATGATAACTTTTATATGGTTTTAAATAATTAACTTGGCTGAGTTGACTCAAATAGGGATTCATCCCTCGGGCTACCCCTCCACCCAATACAATAATATCGGGAGCAAACAAATTGATGTAATTATGAATACCTGTTTTTAGATGGGTTAAAAAACTGGATACGACAGAATGAGCATCTAAATTACCTTTTTGTTGCGCTTCAAAAATGGTATCTACCGTTAAGGGTAAAGTCGGGTATTTCTCTTCCCATTTTAAGCGAATGGCGGAATCAACAATACCGGTGGCGGAAACCAATGCCTCCAGGCAGCCGGTTTTGCCGCAGTAACAGGCAACATCGGTTTGGCCGATTGATTGATGGCCGCTCATGTGGCCAAAGGCGAGCTTACTTTCAAAAGTACCATCGGCTACAAACCCTACACCTAAACCGGTTCCCAAAGTAAGCACCAATACCCGATTATATCCGTTTCCTTTCCCATACAAAGCTTCGCCTAAAGCTACCACGCGGGCGTCGTTATCAGCCTTACAGGCTAAGGAGCAAGATTCTTGAATCAGTTGCGTTAAGGGGTAGTCCTCCATAAATTCCAGAAAGCCATACGTAGAATCTACCGTACCATTTGCCAACACAAAGCCGGTCACGCCAAAGCCAGCACCTAATAAAATAGTTGGCTCTTTCTCGGCCCGGCTCTTTAATTGCGCAATTCCAGATGTTATGGAATGTAAAAATTGAGCTCCATCCTTTTTCTCGGTAGGTGCTATTACTTTTTCCAGAACTTCTCCCTTGTTTAAATCCACCAGTCCCATTTTGGTTCGGGTTCCGCCAATATCTACCCCAATAGCTAATTTTCTTTTTCTGTTTGACATGCGCTATTTTGTTGCTTTAGCATTCTCAAGAACCACCCGGAAAGTTTTGATTTGATGATGCCCAATGGTTTCCTGTAAACTTCCGTTTAGGATGGTGGCTTTGTTCAAATCAGTTTCCACGTGGGTCGTTTGGTGCGCAGTAGTAATCTGAGGGGTAAAAGATAGCTTAACCGGGGAGTTGTTATTTTTAAAATTCCATAACCGGGTAATTATTCCTTTCGCGGCACCTTCTTCGGCTGGTTTAAGGCTCCACAATAAAACATTCGGGTCACTTACCTTTAAGAAGGAATAAGTTTTATCTGAATAAATGGTTTGGGTGCCGGTTATCCTGCCAGCGACCAGCGGGTTTTGGTGTTCTAAGGAAAAACGCATAGAAGCCGCGGCATTAAAACCGGCATTTGTGCTTAAGGCAAAGCGCTGGGTAAACAAACTATCGCCTCCTTGTTTTAAAATGCCTAATTTAGCCCCATCTACCTGGCCGCCCGCTAACACCGAAATCTGAGCAGTTTTTGTATCTAAATTGGTTAAGGCACTGTTACCGAGTTTCAGGAAGGCGCAATCGGCGTTAGATAAGGTAATACCCTGCTTGCCGTTGTTAATAGCTGCGAAATGGTTTAAGGTGAGCCAATCAAAGCGGGCATTCTGGGTGGCATAGTTCCCGCCTTGGATTACTGGTTTTGCTTTTAATATAGTGCCGGTTTCTTCGTGCCATACATCCGCGCCTGTTAGGTTATAAGAAAAAGCCCAGCTCTGCACTTCTCCAAAATTTTGGGTTATCTGATTCTCTATATCCACTCTCGGTATTTCTTTAAATAAGGTAATCCGGCTGGTATGCGCTAAAGGCTTTTGGCCAGTACAGAGTATGGTCACGGATACTGGTCCCTCGTGCTCAATCACAATCGAACCTATATTATCGGAGCCCGAACCCAAATCATTCATAAATTTACCATTCACTTGCGCGGCATACTCTTTATTGCCTTGGCGTTTATCAACAAAACTGGTAATGACACCCTGGTTGGTTATTTTTAACTTATAAAAACTATTCTCGAAAACTTGGTTGGCGTAAGTTGCGGCTTTTGGTAATGCTTTAGCTGGGGAAGAAGTTATTTCGAATACTTTATACCCGACGGAAGGTATATCCGTCGCTAAAATCCGGATAAATTCTTTGCCTTTACTCTTAATTAACTGGGAAGGTACTTCCTGGTTGGTCTGGGTATCTATTACGCGAACGTTTTTAGTGCCGGTGTAAGGGAAATCGCAAACATCGGTACGTTGCCAGCTAAGAGGGTTGAAGACGTAAAACTGGGTTTTATTAGAGCTAGTTTTAATGTAGGTTCCTAGCTTTTGCTGCGACAGGTTATACAATGTATCGACGTAGGTAGTCAGCTGGTTTTCAATTTTGCGTTGCCAGGCAGCTCTATCCTCTCGTGATACCGGACCATCAGCGGTCCAATCGTGTTCGTAGTAAAGCCCCAACGCCATCCAGGCCGTTTTTTTCAAATCCGCCAGATTACCGGCAAAGTTTTTATCTTGTTGGCTTACCAGCGAAGCCATAGCTTCCGCGGCCCGGAGCTTTTCGACGGACCGTTTTACTTTGGCCGAAAGCTCGGCCATAGAAGCACTATACAAATCCCATTCGTTGCCATAAGCGAGCGACTCCTCCGGAATGACCTTACCGTAAGCCGCTTCAAAGGCTTTAAAATAATCCGATTGATTCGATACAATAACTTGCCGCTGGGCATTAGTTTTAGCTTGGGCGGTAGTGGTAAAAATATCCGTGGTGGTTTGCAAATCGTCCCAGCCGAACCCAAAAGCGCCGGCAATGTGGTACGGATGCGCCGGCGATTGGCATAAAGCCGTTAATTGGTCGACGGCTAAAGCCGGGTCGCGCGCTTCCGCGTAACCCCCCAGTTGTTTATTTCCGCCGGGAGCAATGGAATACCATTTCATGAGCACCTTACTGTTATCCAGCCCTGTATACCAGTACACTTCTTTGTTGCGCTTTTTTAAATCTTTCATTTGAGAGGCACAATCGCAGACTCCTTTCCAGCTATATTTTACCCCCGCGCCCGCCCACAACGAACCTAAGCCTAAGGGCAAAGTCTGATTTTCCATAGCTACGGCCTGGTCCAGGTCTAAATTATATCTTCTTTGGAGGTAACCCGCGTAATACATGCCGCGCAAAATACCTTCCGTAGGGCTAGCGCCATAACACGATACTACCGCATTGTAAGGCACGCTGATATGCCCTGATTTTATTTTAGAGATTAACTTCTCAAACTCAGCCGGGCTTTTATTTTTTTCGTATTCCCACAACCAATAACTACCATCGCAGTTAAACCGGCTTTGGTAAGGGGCAGGTAAGTTGGCGGTTTTATCACTTTGCCCGATATAATAATCGAGCATCTTAATAAAAGCTTCTTTATACTGCTTTTCATTCCCCGTCCACATATAATCGGTATGGTCATCGTTGGAAATGTAGAATTGGGTTTGTTTAGTTGGTTGAGCAAAAAGCAGGTTTGGTAGGGCCATACCCAAAAACAAAAGGTATATTTTCATAATAGTCGGGTATCTGATTACGCGGTGAACTAATTCGGTAAAAGTTTGAAAAAGTGCTGTATTAGCTAAAAGAAGGCATTTCCCTCCCCTACCCCCTCCAAAGAGAGACTTTTCTACTAATCGCTATTTTCTCTTAAGTTAATTACCTCACTGTGTACTGAATACACCGTGAACTAAGTAGGTTGCTATTTAGTAGCATCAGGCGCGGCATGTTTTGAAACCCGCCGGGTCTATTTGCTGAGAAACAGGTTATTCTACTTCGGTAACTTTGCCGCCCACGATGAAGGTATCGCCGGCATTTAATTTCTGGGCCAGGTAATACGCCATAAAATTAAAGGGTATTATATTATTTAAAACCGATAGATTTTCGCTTACTGCCGGTTCTTCCACGGTAAAAACGTGCGCTCCGGCTTGCTTTATTTTTTCTGAAAGTTTATAACTGCGGTTATAAGATTCTCCTTGCGCTATTATTTGTATCACAATGCTTTGCCGGG
This region includes:
- a CDS encoding ROK family protein; amino-acid sequence: MSNRKRKLAIGVDIGGTRTKMGLVDLNKGEVLEKVIAPTEKKDGAQFLHSITSGIAQLKSRAEKEPTILLGAGFGVTGFVLANGTVDSTYGFLEFMEDYPLTQLIQESCSLACKADNDARVVALGEALYGKGNGYNRVLVLTLGTGLGVGFVADGTFESKLAFGHMSGHQSIGQTDVACYCGKTGCLEALVSATGIVDSAIRLKWEEKYPTLPLTVDTIFEAQQKGNLDAHSVVSSFLTHLKTGIHNYINLFAPDIIVLGGGVARGMNPYLSQLSQVNYLKPYKSYHTSIVLSELGDHAGILGSAALFNQ
- a CDS encoding glycosyl hydrolase-related protein, which codes for MKIYLLFLGMALPNLLFAQPTKQTQFYISNDDHTDYMWTGNEKQYKEAFIKMLDYYIGQSDKTANLPAPYQSRFNCDGSYWLWEYEKNKSPAEFEKLISKIKSGHISVPYNAVVSCYGASPTEGILRGMYYAGYLQRRYNLDLDQAVAMENQTLPLGLGSLWAGAGVKYSWKGVCDCASQMKDLKKRNKEVYWYTGLDNSKVLMKWYSIAPGGNKQLGGYAEARDPALAVDQLTALCQSPAHPYHIAGAFGFGWDDLQTTTDIFTTTAQAKTNAQRQVIVSNQSDYFKAFEAAYGKVIPEESLAYGNEWDLYSASMAELSAKVKRSVEKLRAAEAMASLVSQQDKNFAGNLADLKKTAWMALGLYYEHDWTADGPVSREDRAAWQRKIENQLTTYVDTLYNLSQQKLGTYIKTSSNKTQFYVFNPLSWQRTDVCDFPYTGTKNVRVIDTQTNQEVPSQLIKSKGKEFIRILATDIPSVGYKVFEITSSPAKALPKAATYANQVFENSFYKLKITNQGVITSFVDKRQGNKEYAAQVNGKFMNDLGSGSDNIGSIVIEHEGPVSVTILCTGQKPLAHTSRITLFKEIPRVDIENQITQNFGEVQSWAFSYNLTGADVWHEETGTILKAKPVIQGGNYATQNARFDWLTLNHFAAINNGKQGITLSNADCAFLKLGNSALTNLDTKTAQISVLAGGQVDGAKLGILKQGGDSLFTQRFALSTNAGFNAAASMRFSLEHQNPLVAGRITGTQTIYSDKTYSFLKVSDPNVLLWSLKPAEEGAAKGIITRLWNFKNNNSPVKLSFTPQITTAHQTTHVETDLNKATILNGSLQETIGHHQIKTFRVVLENAKATK